The Caldisericota bacterium sequence AAATAGAAAGGCTGAAAAAGATTAGTTTTATTGACGCTGCAACGGGAATCTATAATAAAAGGTATTTGCAGATAAGGCTTGGAGAAGAATTTGCCAGGGCGCGAAGGTATGGTTTTCCACTCTCCTCTATTTTTATTGATATAGATGATTTTAAATCTATTAATGATGCCTACGGGCATATTGCCGGCGACAGGCTGCTCAAAGAAGTAGCGTCTGTTTTGGAGGGTTTGTGCCGCAGTGAAGATGTGCTGGTTCGTTTTGGGGGTGAAGAATTTGTCGTCCTCATGTCAGACACGGGCGGCCCTGAAGCTGTAGCGCTGGCTGAAAGAATCAGGAAAAAAATTGAGGGACACCTCTTTTTCTGCGGAGATAT is a genomic window containing:
- a CDS encoding GGDEF domain-containing protein yields the protein MRNTGELISPAQGSDGLFNQGFCFFNRLLEIGDNVAEKNRQLFIENLNLQSEIERLKKISFIDAATGIYNKRYLQIRLGEEFARARRYGFPLSSIFIDIDDFKSINDAYGHIAGDRLLKEVASVLEGLCRSEDVLVRFGGEEFVVLMSDTGGPEAVALAERIRKKIEGHLFFCGDIEISVSISLGVSTLNNGDFEYVSDPEELICIADRAMYMVKQNGKNNTCYLPFCFEKVNPVYSPVFNPQTRLA